TTAATTTCTTTGGTGGCATCTTTAAACTCACGGATACCGCGACCTAAACCACGTGCCAATTCAGGAATTTTCTTAGCGCCAAAAAATATTACCAGAACTAATACAATCAGAAGAATCTCCCATCCTCCTAGTCCTCCAACAAATGCTAATGTAGTGTGCATAGAGTGATTTTTTTAATGTGAAAAAGCTTTCACGAACATGTAAATATACCCAATATATCTGCCTCGCAAAAGTTATCTATTAATAATCAAAGGTTGGCAATGTAAAAAAAGTTCGTTCAAAGATGCCAGTCTGAAGCCGTATTTATAGCAAAGAGGTACATAAATGCTTTAAACGTACAATTACTTCTTTATTTATTTTGAAGCCAGGCTTCAGGATTAAGCTTTTGGCTATTTCTCCAAATCTGAAACTGCAGCATAGATACCCCATTGCCATCTGTGTAGACCATTCCTACGGCCTCCGAAGCTTTGAGCTTTTGCCCGGTTTTTACATTTACCTCCTTGAGTCGGGAATAAACGGTAAAGTACTCACCGTGCTGCATAATTACCGCTTTAAGGTCACCAGGTTCCGGTATAGGTGTGATCGCTTTTACTACGCCATCAAAAACGGCTCGTACTTCAGCATTTTTAACGGTTTGTATATCCACACCATCATTAGGCACCATAATATTTTTCATGACAGGGTGCGGGTTTCTACCAAATTTTTGAGAGATAAAACCAGAGTTAACCGGCCAGTTCAACCTGTTTTTGCTCTGCTCAAATGATACAGAAACAGCTTCATTTGAGGAGTTAAGAGCAACTCGGTCTGCTGTTTTATTTTTATTACTTCTCTCAATTTCTTTACGTATCAGGCTGGCTATCAACTGATCTAACTCTTCTACATCCTTCTGACGCTGAGCCAGCTCTCGCCTTAGCTCTGCTTCCTGCTCATTAAGGTCTCTTACCATGCTACGTTGCTTAGCCTTAAGCGCCAACAAGTCTTTATTGGCCATAACCTGCTGGTCCAGCAGCACCCGCTGCTCCATCTGTTTGCCTTCCAGGGTGCTTCTTTGATTGGTCAGGGTCTCTTTTACTTTTTGTATTTGCTCAACCTGATTTTTTCGTGCCTCAGAATACTGCTGCATATACTTTATACGCATAAACATCTGATTAAAAGTAGAAGCAGAGAATATGAACATGAGACGGTCGTAGCTATTACTGGTTTTGCTGGTAGCATATACCATATACGCATACTCTTCTTTAAGTCTGACCAGATCTTCTTCCAGAGCTTCTATGACTCCGGTAATTTCTCGTATCTGGCTATTTAATAAACTTAGCTCGTCATTAATGGATTGAATCAGCGACTCTCGTGCTTCTATCTGCCTGTTAATGGCGTTGAGTTGCCCCAGACTACTCTTTTTACGTGTAGAGGTTTCTGAAAGAATTTGCTGAGCCTCTTTTATCTTTTGTAGGGTTTCTTTTTTTTCTTTCTCTAGCTTTTTTCTTTCAGCCTCTGTCTGCGACCAGGCAGGAGTCTGAAGCATAGCTACAAGCAGTAGAGAAAAAAGAAGGCTAGCTAGAAAGCGTTTACTTTCGTACATATTTTTCAGGTACAGAGAAAGGGAAACGTAGTGCCTCTTCAGTAATATTTGCTTTTTTATGCTGGATATCAATTTCTGTTCTACGTTTTTTTCCGTCACGCTGATACATTAAAGAAACCAGGTTTTCGTAGGGAAAGACCTGCTCATTTAACATTTGAAAATCGCCATACTTAAGGCTAAGTGTATTATTACGGACACGTGTTTTGCCCATCACCTCTTCTTTCGTTCTGTCTTGCATGGCTACGCGCTCTAACTTAAGGCTACGGGCATTTACATAATTATTGATATAAATATCCCCTTCCTCCTGCTTAACTACGTAATATTCGCTTTCTTTTTTTACCTGATCGTCCGCTCCAGGTTCAATTGGCATATCTCCTAATAATACTGACTGAAGCAGGTCAAAATTAATGCTAAAATTAAATTTCCTGCTCAACTCCTCAAAATTATAGGCAGAATACTCCTTGTTCATCCTGTTAATAAAAATGAGCGAGTCTTGAGTAATAATCCCTCTGGCAGCTTCTATGCCAAAGCCCGGAGTAACTGAGACCCAAATGATACTGTCTCTTTTCAGACGAATATTGGCTGTAGCGCTAAGGCTTTTGTCGTCGTTCTCAAACCTGATTTTGCTGCTGGTGCTTAGGTACTCAAAACTCAGGTCATTTACGGCAAACTCATCAGCCATAGCCGTGTCTTTAAAACTCAGTGTTTTTTTACTACAGGCTGTGGCAAAAAGTAAAGCCAGGCAAAAAAATAAGGTCGGGGTAGTTTTATTCATATAATTTTCTGTCCGCAATTTTTTTATCTATCAGATCAGAAGTATCATCCATCCCTTTAGCTTTCATCCATTGCTTAACCGCCTGGTCTACTTCGCCTAGTTTGAACAATACATCACCATAATGCTCTACAATAACACCACTCTTATTGTTTTTTTCTATAGCTTTTTCTAAAAGTTTACGCGCCTGCTTGTACTCGCCTTTTTTAAACAAGACCCAGGCCCTGGTATCAAGGTAGTTAGCATTTTCAGGGTTCAGTTCCAACAGACGGGTAGAAAGCTTGTCTGCATAGCTTAACTTTTCTTCGCGAAGTGCTAAGAAGTAGCTATAATTATTTAGCACATAATCGTTGGTAGGGTCTATTTTAAGTACTGCTTCGTAAGCCTGCTCAGACTTATCGTAGTTTTTAAGTTCGTTATAAACATCTCCCAAATACATACTACTGTACTTCAGTAGTTCGTCATTATTTGCCAGTCGTTTGCTTTGTTCCAGGGCATAAGCAGCTTCTTCGTAATTTTTGGATACTGAATTAGCGGCTCCATTATAAAAATACAAAACCGCCTGATTGGGAAATAGCTCCAGAGCAGACTCAGAATGTTTAATTACACTTTCTGTATCCTGCAAATCCTGAAACTCTATAGTAAGCAAGTTTTGCCATACATTAAAGTTAGTCTCTTCAAAGTCCAGAGATTTCAGGTAGTTGTCGCGAGCTCCTTCACTATCCTTAATAGCATTCAAAAAGTCCGCCTTAATCACATAGGCATTAGCCTCATCGGGATGCGTTTCTATTAACTGATCTGTTAATGCATGCAGCATTTCTTCAGTTTCGTTGTTTGGTAGCTCTCTTATGTATTTAGCGATAAGCTCAAGCTTGAGTTTCAGGCTCAGATCAGGGTTAGCAAATGCCTCTTCCATGTTCTGGCTTGCTTTTTTGTCGCTTCCTGTGCGCTGGTAAATTTTAGATAGCATCAGGCGAGCTTCAGGATTGTTGGGTGAGGCTTCCAGTAGCTTCTCCAGATGAGGGATAGCGTCTTTCTCACGATTGTTGGATACAAATATCTCTGCCAGTGACATTACAAAAGCGGCTTCGCCAGGGAAAGCCCCCACTAGCTTTTCGCCTTCTGCAATAGCCTTGTCCAGTTTATTGAGCTTTAAATAAATTTGCTGCTTGGCTCTGATCACTTCAGGGTTAACACCAAATATTTTTTCTGCACGGTTGTACACATCCAGCCCCTGCTCGTAATCTCCCTGGTAGAGGTAAATAGCAGCCAGATCAAAGAGGTATTCGTCAGTATCTTCCAGATTGCCCAGCATACGCTCATATATTTGCGCCGCTTCAGCAAAGTTAGATTTTCTGGTAAGTATATCTGCCGTAAGCGTATAGAAGTAAGGATTTTCCGGATCTAACTCCAGTGCTTTGTTAGCATTGTTAAGCGCATTGTCCAAATCGCCACGGCCTGCCAGTATAGTCGCTATTTTAAAGTGTGCTGTACTATTAGATGGGTCACTTTCCAATGATTTTTTGAAAAGCATAAGCGCTCTATCCATATTTTCTGAGTCAAAGTCTGGCTCACTCAGAATAAAATACTTTACCCCTTCTGTAAAGTAGAAGGTAGCCTCTCTTATTTTCCTTTCCTCACGATTAGACTTCTTTTTCTTTTGTGCAAAACTGTCTGTAGAGAAGGTAATCAAAACAGCTACTAGCACAAAAATCACTCTCTGAAAGGGGCTAACAAACGGCATATTCAATTTCATTAAACGTTTTTTGGTCGCTGTAAAGCGAAGAAAGAAAACCAGACTATAGTTAATCTGGTTTCATATTATGTTTATTAACGAGTTTAATATACTTTCTATTTCAAATTAGTCAAAAACCTAAAATTATCCGCGATACTTATAGGCTTTGTAAAACTGCACAACAGTTTCTTCTGATAATATTTAAAGCACATTGCCAAATACAAGCAAAATACCTGACACAGAATCTTTTAAAATTACATATCCGATAACACTGCTGTACTTAAACATGCGCATTCTTAATAAAGTGTTTGCAGTGTCTTCAGCTCACTAAACTGTTATATCAACAACTTCATACTCTTAGCTATATTAACAGGAGTAAAACTCACTGAGTTCTTCAAGACTTATATTAAGCAGATGAATTAAGTCTCCTGAGCAAAACAAAATGTACGCTCAGCTTAATTTTAAGCTACTTGTTCTTAAGTTTTACTTTAGGTAATCATATTTTTAGGAGCCGTAAGGTTTAGTAGTATTTTTCTATACTTTACTTTAGGTTAATACCTGTACTTCCATACCCCCCGGCACCTCTATCTGTTTGGCTCAGTTTGTTGGTTTCTTCCCAGCTCACCTGCGAATGAGGAGCTACTACCATCTGGGCAATACGATCGCCATGTTGTACCGTAAATATATCGTTGGAAAGATTAACCAATAGCACTTTAATTTCACCTCTATAGTCCGCGTCTATGGTGCCAGGGCTGTTAAGTACGGTAATGCCATGTTTATATGCCATACCACTACGTGGACGTATTTGTGCCTCATAACCTACGGGCAGTTCAATAAAAAGGCCGGTACCTACCAAAGCCCGTTCCAGGGGTTTAAGCGTTATTTCTTCCTGAATGTTAGCATGCAGGTCCATGCCAGCTGCATGGGCAGTTTGGTAAGCCGGTAAAGGCTGATCAGATTGATTGATGATTCTTACTTTCATTAAATTTCTCAGAGGGTTTAACTTATTTTATGTGCCCAATGAATCAAATGGACACTACTTTCATGCGTAAATTAAGAAATTCTTTGATATAGGAGTTTCCTCCTCTCTATCAAGTAGACAACACCTATAAAAACAAGTACTGAGCATATATTCAGCAGGTGTTTTAATAGCTCATGCTCTATTTTAATCTGGAAAGAAACATATACCATAACAAGAGCAGCTACTAAATAAAGTATAGAAGAAGTAAAGTTGTAGGGTATTGGATAATACTTTTGCCCATAGTAATAGCAGATAATACACATTACAAAATAACATGCGATACTGGCTACGGCACATCCTAAAAGTCCTATATAAGGTATCAATAAAATATTACCAAAGAGTGTAATCATCGCACCTAGTATACTAAAGTAAGTACCAAACTTGGTCTTATCAGTAAGTTTAAACCAGATGGTGAGGTTATTGTACACGCCAAACAATAATTTAGCCAGTAACAGAAAAGGCACTACATATAAAGCATCCAGATAACCCTTGCTTCTTAAAAACATGCTGCCAATCAGCTCAAGATTTACGCTAACACCCAATAAAATAATGATGCTAAGGATAGTAAAGTAATGCATCACTTTGGCAAAAAGCTCCGGGGCTTCTTTATTATCTGCCTGACTAAAGAAGAATGGCTCTCCTGCGTAACGAAAGGCCTGTACCGCCAGCGTCATTAATACACTGATTTTAAAGCAGGCGCCATAAGCACCTAATGCTTCGTTAGGGCTCATGTCCGCGTAAAAGTCTGCGGGCAACAAGTCATTGAGAAGTAATTTGTCTATGTTTTCGTTGACCATACCACCCAAGCCCATAATGAGAATAGGATAGCCGTAAGCAAGCATTTTTTTAAATACCTGCCAGTCAATACTTAAACGTACCTGTGCAAGACTACGCCACAGCAGTATGGGTATAATTGCATTACCAATAAGGTTAGCCATAAATACATAGCCCACTCCCATATCCGGATAGTAAATAGCATCCAGAAGAGAAGAGTAAGTATGAATTTTTGGCAGTAGTATTAAAAAGAATAGATTGAGCAATACTGTCAGAACAATGCTACTAATTTTTGTGACTGCAAATTTAAGAGGCCTGTTTTCCTGACGAAGTTTGGCATATGGTATAGCCATTACCGCATCCGTAAACATGATAAGGCCCAGCCATATTATAATATGACTACTCTCCGGATAGCCAATAAGACTGGCAATACCTCCGGAAGCCCCGATAATAATTGCAGAAAAAATAAAGCTGGTACTTAGAACAGCCGTAACCGCAGAGCTATATACCTTTTGCTGGTCTTGCGGAGCTATCTCTTTGCGGGAGACAAAGCGAAAAAAGGCAGTCTCCATACCATACGTATAGAGTATGTTGAGAAAGCCCACGTACGCATACAACTCTGTTATAGCACCATACTGAGCCGTGTCTTCAAACACAGAGGTATGGAGCGGCACAAGTGCATAGTTGAGGAGCCTGCCTAAAATGGTGCTTACACCGTAAAAGGCAGTCTGCCCAGCCAGTTTTTTTAGTGGATTCATAGATTAAGGCGCCCTTCAGTAGGGAGGTTGAACATTCACTACTGCCCTACAAACAACGTACCTAGTCGCCTATTCTCCGGTAAAGTGTGCTTCGCGCTTAGAAAGAAAAGCCTGAGTACCTTCCTCAAAATCGTTAGATTTGCAGCAAGCCGCAAAGCTGTTAGCCTCAGTCTGATACCCATTTTCATCACCCGCAAAAGCCGCATTTACACAGTCAATGACCATACCAATAGCCAAAGGTGCTTTTGACATGATTTTTCGCATCAATCGGTTTGAAAACTCTATCAGCTCCTGCTTATCCTTTACCAAAAAGTTAGCCAGCCCTATTTCTAATGCTTTTTCAGCAGAAATGGTATCCGCAGTCATCATCATCTCCAGAGCCCGCCCTTTACCTACAAGTTGCGTAAGCCTTTGGGTACCGCCAAAACCAGGAATAAGCCCAAGATTAACTTCGGGCTGCCCAAATACCGCATTGCTGGATACTACTCTAAGATGACAGGCCATAGCCAACTCACAGCCTCCTCCTAATGCAAAACCATGTACTGCTGCGATTACGGGCTTATCACATTTTTCTATTAGTGCAAAAACCTCCTGCCCTATTTCAGAGAACTTTCTCCCGTTTAGTTCATTCAGTTCAGCAATTTCCGCGATATCAGCACCAGCAGCAAAAGCCTTTTCCCCCTCTCCGGTAATTATCACCCCTCTTATATCTTTATCATCGTACACTTCCTGAAAAGCCTCCCCCAGTTCTTCAAGGGTGGCCTTATTCAGAGCGTTCATTTTGTCTGCGCGACTAATGGTGATCATTAAAACCCCCTCTTCAAGGGTTGTAGTGAGAAACTTAAAGTTCGTCATCTCAATGCCTTATGTTTTGCCCAAATATAACAGGTGGTGTACTAAACTCAAAAAGCGCTACTCTTAATTGTCTTTTCTGAACTTATTTCACGCTCTGATAAACCCAAAGGATACATTATAGTTAAAGAGTTACTATTTAAAGTAATTTATTGCATTTACACACTGCAATGCTGCTTTTCTGAGCTTTATAGCTTTACTTTAGGTCGCCAAGTAATACTGCTTAGTTAATATCATATGCTAACCCAAATTTATTTTTATGGCTAATAAGAAAAAGATCACTGTAGCACATGGCGATGGCATCGGGCCAGAGATTATGAAAGCTACGCTGGACATACTTGAGGCTGCCGGCGCCCAGATAGAGACTGAGGTGATAGAAATTGGAGAAAAAGTGTTTAAGCAGGGCAACCCTGCCGGTATTGAGCCTTCTTCGTGGGACTCATTGCGTGAGACGCAGGTTTTTCTCAAAGCGCCTATTACTACCCCTCAGGGTGGCGGGTTTAAATCGCTTAACGTTACTACACGTACTACCCTCGGCCTGTACGCTAATGTACGCCCATGCCGCTCTTACAGCCCTTATGTAGCTACCCGCCACAACAACCTGGACATGGTAATTATAAGGGAGAACGAAGAAGACCTGTATGCGGGTATAGAACACCAGCAAACTGAAGAAGTAGTACAAAGTCTTAAGCTGGTTAGTCGCCCTGGTAGCGAAAAAATTATCCGTTATGCCTTTGAATATGCTAAGGCCTACAATCGCAAAAAGGTTACCTGCTTCTCCAAAGACAATATTATGAAGCTGGCTGATGGTCTTTTTCATAAAATTTTTGACGAGATAGGAGAAGAATATCCGGAGATAGAGAAAGAGCATATGATTATTGACATAGGCTCCGCTATTCTGGCAGATAAACCCGAAACACTGGACGTAGTGGTTACGCTTAACCTCTATGGTGATATTATTTCTGACATTGCCGCACAAATTGCCGGCTCTGTCGGACTGGGTGGATCTGCTAATGTAGGCGAAGTTTGCGCTATGTTTGAAGCTATTCATGGTTCTGCACCTCCGATAGCAGGAAAGGATATTGCCAACCCTTCCGGACTAATTAATGCCGCAATTATGATGTTGGTACATATCGGGCAGCCCGAAATTGCCACCAAGATTAATAACGCATGGCTTAAAACTATGGAAGACGGCATTCACACGGCAGATATTTTCCGTCCGGGCTCTAGTAAAGAAATTGTAGGTACACAAGGCTTTGCCAAGGCGGTTATAGATAACTTAGGCAAACTACCCAAGCAGTTGAAGCCCGCAGAATTTGAACCAGTTCAAGGAAGCAAACTGCATCAGACGACTCCCTCTAATCCTAACTTGAAGAAAGAGTTAATCGGGGTAGATGTGTTTTTAGACTGGAAAGAAGGGAACAGAGACCCTCAGGTACTGGGCAAAAAACTGGAAGAACTAAGTGGGTCAGACTTTAAGCTGGATATGATCACCAACCGTGGAGTAAAAGTTTACCCTGAAGGCAAACCCGAAACTTTTGCTACTGACCACTGGCGTTGTCGTTTTGTATCTTCAGAGTCTGAGGATGAAGTAGTAAGTCATAAACAAATTATTGATTTGCTTAGCCGTTTTGATGAGGCCAAACTTGATTTTATCAAAACCGAACATCTTTATAAGTTCAATGGCAAACGTGCCTTTTCCTCAGCAAGAGGAGATTAGGAACACAAAAAAAGCAGGCTTACCGCCTGCTTTTTCAATACTATGCTTTTTGATCCTAAATGTTAGGCGTCTTTTTCTTCTTTCTTTTCTTCTGTTTTATCTTCAGTTTCGCCTTCTTCTTTTTTGTCTTCAAAAATTTCCGGAGCGTACTGTAGTAGTATTTTGTACCAGTTGACCAGCTTCTTCATATCCGAAGGATACACACGCTCCTCGTCATATTCAGGTATTACGTGTTTGGTAAAAGCCTTTAGCTCCTCACTATCCGAAGTGTCTACGCCAGGATCGTCGCCAAACTCATCATGTATTTTTTTGAAGACATCCTCCAGAGGTACTGCGCCTTCTGCATCTGTCGTATAAATAGATACCTCTTTAAGCACCGATACTCTATGGTTAGCTCCGATAACCAGCTTTTTCTTCTGGTCATCTAATGACTCTACAATAACACCGCTGCGGGTAGGCTTTACAATATGAAATAATCCTCCTTTTCCAGAAATGGATGCAATCTCATTCAAATCCATGAATTTTATCTTTTTGGGTTGTTCAACAAGTTCTGAAAGCTAAAACGCACCAGGGCTCTCTTTCATTTTATGAACGGCAAAGTAAAGCTGATTTGTTGAAAAACTGATGCTCTGCCGTCATTTTTTTTATAGCGCTAGCACCTAAGCTAAATCCATTGTGTTATGGATGTACTCTAATATATCTTCTTTGCCAGTACTGTCTACAGATGAAGTAACAAAGATGGGAGGTAACTCTTCCCACTCTTTTTTTAATGTTCTGCGATAAGCAGCTATAGATTTCTGAGTTTTATTGATTGACTGTTTATCTACTTTGGTAAATACCAAAGCAAAAGGAATTTGCTTTACTCCTGCCCATTCCATAAAGCTTAGATCAATCTCCTGAGCAGGTATGCGGGAATCTATAAGAATAAACAGGCAAACCAGCTGAGGGCGTTGTAAAAGATAGTTTTCTATCATTACCCCCCAGTCTGCACGCTTACTTTTGCTCACTTTGGCCCAGCCATAGCCCGGTAGGTCTACCAGATGCCATTGCTGATTAATTTTAAAGTGATTGATCAGTTGTGTTTTGCCGGGCTTACCCGAAGTTTTAGCAAGTTTTTTTCTCCCGGTCAACATATTTATGAGCGAAGACTTGCCCACATTTGACCTTCCTATAAAAGCATATTCCGGCAGACGGCTCTCTGGACACTGCTTTACATCTGAAGCACTTTTTACAAATTCAGCTTCTTTTACCAACATATTCTTAATTATCTTCTTCTCTAAAATCATTCACTAAACGAAACATAGGTCGCTTATACACCGGCCCGCCACTGCTATCTATGGTAGACATTACATTTTTGTACTTCTCTAGAAATATGTTAAAATCTTCACTGAAGCGATCATAACGAATACGGTATAGCAATATGCTATTATTAGAATTGACAATCTGATCGCGCAAAACACTGATCATAGGACTTACAGCATCTGCCTGCATATCGTCTACATAGTCTATAATTGTATTACTCACTACGTCATTAGCACTATCATAACTGTCTATAAGCATAGAGTTAGCTACACTTACCGAGTCATAGCGCAAATCCTTCAGCATATCTACCATTAGTTCCAAAGAGTCCAGCGTATCGGCACCATAATAGTCTGCCCTGCGAATTTCGTCTATCAGAAGCTGCAAGTTAGTAAGTTTTTTGTCATCATCTTCCATCATTACGGCCCAGGACTGAGCCAGGCTATCATTTAAGCCATAGTAGACCGTACGCAGCGAATCAAACTGTTCTTCAGTAAGCTGATCTTCCTTTTGCCGGTTGATACGTGAAGTGCAGGCAGCAAACAAAAAAAATAACAGCGAGAGCCAGATTGTATTCTTCATCAAAAAACTATGTGATTTTTATACAGAAAGATTAGTTTTACGGCGCTGCCCTACAGCAATTTGAGCAGCAATTATGTTATAAATATAATACAAACTACCGCATTATATTGTTTGTAGCGGTAATTATCAGCAACAGTAGCGCACCTATTTTCGCTTATGCCAAAAAAAAGACATTTTTTAAGCAATGCTTATGAATATTTCAACACCCTTATTATGGTGTTTTATCTGATGGTAGGCATTCCTCTTATCTTTTTTGTACTAATTTATTTGCAGTATGAAGGCCAGGGCGGTTTGCAAGCTACCCAGCGAATGGAAATATTACTGCATATTGTGCTGCCAATCTCCATTGTGGCCAGTCTGTACTTTGCTTATAACATCTATAAAAAGGAGCTGCAAAAGCGTCAGCCACAAAAGTTTCAGGAAAAGCTTCGTACTTTTTATGAAGTCTCGCTATACAAATATGCCCTGCTGAGTCTTGCCAATTTTCTGGCCGTGGTAGGTATGTACTTTAGTGGAGAACAGCTGTTTGCTGGCTTGTATGCCATTGCACTGGTAGTATTTTCGCTCAACAGACCTACGCATCAGCGTATTGTCAAAGATGTAAAGCTGAACGAAGAAGAGGAAGAATGGCTTAGAAGCGATAAAAATTTTGATGAGCTCCAATAGTAAAATTACGACAGTACTTAACCGGCATGTGCCTAATGCTGCGCAGCCTTACTGCCTGGAGCTTTGGCTGAAGTACCCTTTTAGCCTGCAAATTACACCTAAAAGACTTTCTAAGCTAGGCGACTACCGATATCATAAAGGCAAAGGCACTCATATTATTACACTTAATGCTACGCTCAACCGCTACGCTTTTTTAATTACTTATATTCATGAGATCGCTCATCTACTTGCCTTTCAGCAGCATGGGTTTAAAATAGCGCCTCACGGTAAGGAGTGGAAGGCAAGCTTTAGACAATTGATGCAGCCTTTGCTTACAAACGATGTTTTTCCTGAGGATGTATTGCCCCCATTGCAAAATTATATGCGCAACCCTAAGGCGGCCAGTGGCTCTGATCAGAAGCTTTCGCTGGCCCTACAGCAGTACGACCAGCAGGATGGCAGCGTCCCCCTCTCACTGGTACAGCCAGAGCAGAAGTTTCAGTTTAGAGAGATGACTTTTGTAAAGGAGTCTGTCAGGCGTACCAGGGCTTTGTGCCGCGATGTAAAAAGCGGTAAGCGCTATCTGGTATCAGAAATTGCCCGTGTTAGGTTGCTCAGGGAAGAGACAGGCGGCGTATAATCAGAGAGCTTACCAACTCATAAAACTGAAGTGGCTTCAGCGTACGCCAGTTATCTATCTGCAAGCTACCGCCATAGTTGATATAAGAGTCAATATTAAAGACCGTCATCTCCTCTAGCACAAAATCGCGAAAGCCTACTGCCGCAATCCAACCATCTTCCACATCTTCAAACCATTCTTCGTAATAGCAATCATCTGAACCATGAAAGTTGAGAATATTCTCGCCAACAAGTATAAACTGATTGATGCCCCGCTTGGTCAGATGGTCTATGATATTCCTTTTCAGGTGCATGATGTCATTATACAGGGCATCATTCCATTCGCCTATCAATTCTATTACACAAAACCTTCTCTGGTAATCGGCAAAAAGGATTTTAATGTAAAGTGTCTCTGAGCCCATAAAATCCCAGGCAGGGTCTATGTAATAGCCATAAACGGTATTGGTATACAGTTCGTAATTATATTCTTTACCGAAGAAAGGCGATTGCTCATCTTCCGACGGAT
This window of the Porifericola rhodea genome carries:
- a CDS encoding DUF5606 family protein, producing the protein MDLNEIASISGKGGLFHIVKPTRSGVIVESLDDQKKKLVIGANHRVSVLKEVSIYTTDAEGAVPLEDVFKKIHDEFGDDPGVDTSDSEELKAFTKHVIPEYDEERVYPSDMKKLVNWYKILLQYAPEIFEDKKEEGETEDKTEEKKEEKDA
- the yihA gene encoding ribosome biogenesis GTP-binding protein YihA/YsxC — its product is MLVKEAEFVKSASDVKQCPESRLPEYAFIGRSNVGKSSLINMLTGRKKLAKTSGKPGKTQLINHFKINQQWHLVDLPGYGWAKVSKSKRADWGVMIENYLLQRPQLVCLFILIDSRIPAQEIDLSFMEWAGVKQIPFALVFTKVDKQSINKTQKSIAAYRRTLKKEWEELPPIFVTSSVDSTGKEDILEYIHNTMDLA
- a CDS encoding SprT-like domain-containing protein, translated to MSSNSKITTVLNRHVPNAAQPYCLELWLKYPFSLQITPKRLSKLGDYRYHKGKGTHIITLNATLNRYAFLITYIHEIAHLLAFQQHGFKIAPHGKEWKASFRQLMQPLLTNDVFPEDVLPPLQNYMRNPKAASGSDQKLSLALQQYDQQDGSVPLSLVQPEQKFQFREMTFVKESVRRTRALCRDVKSGKRYLVSEIARVRLLREETGGV